In Curtobacterium sp. L6-1, a genomic segment contains:
- a CDS encoding DUF2795 domain-containing protein, giving the protein MAAPNPIQIQKYLSGIDYPASKDDIVSTAEGENAPDDVLEALRAIPEGEYDAPTAVSSAVTDAN; this is encoded by the coding sequence GTGGCAGCACCGAACCCCATCCAGATCCAGAAGTACCTGAGCGGCATCGACTACCCGGCCTCGAAGGACGACATCGTGTCGACCGCCGAGGGCGAGAACGCGCCCGACGACGTGCTCGAGGCGCTCCGGGCGATCCCGGAGGGCGAGTACGACGCCCCGACCGCCGTCTCCAGCGCCGTCACCGACGCGAACTGA
- a CDS encoding TetR/AcrR family transcriptional regulator, whose translation MLEDTSADTMAAAAAAATLHLRIRIVGATVDLLRDVPFHEARVEHVAERLDISTDELHQHFPSWDGLVLAAVDRWNGARMDEVAREVGDGSTVELLRAIVSSNAEDPALMRLLVALLSVAGNPDHPMSAYLRSRYQLFFAQVKRGLEHDVAVGRAPHTMDPRRGAEQLIALYEGLQLQALLRTDLDLVAAFDRAVARLERGWMERYEAAAQRRLSTWSDVSWSDDDSWSL comes from the coding sequence ATGCTCGAGGACACCAGCGCCGACACGATGGCGGCAGCCGCCGCCGCGGCAACCCTGCACCTGCGGATCAGGATCGTGGGGGCGACCGTCGACCTGCTCCGTGACGTCCCCTTCCACGAGGCCCGCGTCGAGCACGTCGCCGAGCGGCTCGACATCTCGACCGACGAGCTGCACCAGCACTTCCCGTCGTGGGACGGTCTCGTCCTGGCCGCCGTCGACCGCTGGAACGGCGCGAGGATGGACGAGGTCGCGCGTGAGGTCGGCGACGGCAGCACGGTCGAGCTCCTCCGCGCGATCGTCTCGTCGAACGCCGAGGACCCGGCCCTCATGCGCCTGCTCGTGGCGCTGCTCAGCGTCGCCGGCAACCCCGACCACCCGATGTCGGCGTACCTCCGGTCCCGCTACCAGCTCTTCTTCGCGCAGGTGAAGCGCGGCCTCGAGCACGACGTCGCGGTCGGTCGCGCACCGCACACGATGGACCCGCGCCGTGGGGCCGAGCAGCTCATCGCCCTGTACGAGGGGCTCCAGCTGCAGGCGCTCCTGCGCACGGACCTCGACCTCGTCGCGGCCTTCGACCGGGCGGTCGCGCGGCTCGAGCGCGGCTGGATGGAACGGTACGAGGCCGCCGCCCAGCGCCGGCTGTCGACGTGGTCGGACGTGTCCTGGTCGGACGACGACAGCTGGTCGCTCTGA
- a CDS encoding SDR family oxidoreductase has translation MTDQQIDQYTMQDPTKLYADKKPDEQYLEGAGTDAEMAENVPADHGEDTYRGSGRLAGRKALITGGDSGIGAAVAIAYAREGADVAIGYLPEEQEDADRIVALIEAAGRKAVALPGDIKDLAFCEQLVADAVEQLGGLDILVNNAGKQQNVDDITKISDEEFDETFKTNAYATFRITKAAVPHLKPGSTIINTTSIQAYAPSPHLVHYAATKATVNNLAKGLAAQLAPKGIRVNAVAPGPIWTPLQPAGGQPSDALPSAGEQTYLGRWGQPAELAPAFVFLASGESSYVVGETLHVDGGMPTP, from the coding sequence ATGACGGACCAGCAGATCGACCAGTACACCATGCAGGACCCGACGAAGCTCTACGCCGACAAGAAGCCGGACGAGCAGTACCTCGAGGGTGCCGGCACCGACGCCGAGATGGCGGAGAACGTGCCCGCCGACCACGGCGAGGACACCTACCGCGGCTCCGGTCGCCTCGCGGGCCGCAAGGCGCTCATCACCGGTGGCGACTCCGGCATCGGCGCCGCCGTCGCGATCGCCTACGCCCGTGAAGGCGCGGACGTCGCCATCGGCTACCTCCCGGAGGAGCAGGAGGACGCCGACCGCATCGTCGCCCTCATCGAGGCCGCCGGTCGCAAGGCCGTCGCGCTCCCCGGTGACATCAAGGACCTGGCGTTCTGCGAGCAGCTCGTCGCCGACGCGGTGGAGCAGCTCGGTGGGCTCGACATCCTCGTGAACAACGCCGGCAAGCAGCAGAACGTCGACGACATCACGAAGATCTCCGACGAGGAGTTCGACGAGACCTTCAAGACGAACGCCTACGCGACGTTCCGCATCACGAAGGCCGCCGTGCCGCACCTGAAGCCGGGTTCGACGATCATCAACACGACGTCGATCCAGGCGTACGCGCCGTCCCCGCACCTGGTGCACTACGCCGCCACCAAGGCGACCGTGAACAACCTGGCGAAGGGCCTCGCCGCGCAGCTCGCGCCGAAGGGCATCCGCGTCAACGCCGTCGCACCGGGCCCGATCTGGACCCCGCTGCAGCCGGCCGGTGGCCAGCCGTCCGACGCCCTGCCGTCCGCGGGTGAGCAGACCTACCTCGGTCGCTGGGGCCAGCCCGCCGAGCTCGCGCCGGCGTTCGTGTTCCTCGCCAGCGGCGAGTCGTCCTACGTCGTGGGCGAGACGCTGCACGTCGACGGCGGCATGCCGACGCCGTAG
- a CDS encoding endonuclease/exonuclease/phosphatase family protein produces MTSTSRPITLMTYNIKNPDPAHDWPARCPVVLDVIRRHDPDIVCVQEAFDHQMDDLRAGLPDHADIGQGREGGTAGEHAAVFYRRDRFRPADSGSFWLSDTPDEPVSNTWDSLYPRIANHVAFLDAEGPSFTLLTTHLDHEQGPHGDEVRGRSAALIVQRLSVVDGPVVFAGDCNEPAGSGEASRVFAEAGYADAWTVAGDPDDRTASFNEWQPPVPSGERIDWVLTRGVAGVDRVLIDHDGPETWFASDHFPVVATIRV; encoded by the coding sequence GTGACCAGCACCTCGCGCCCGATCACCCTCATGACCTACAACATCAAGAACCCCGACCCGGCGCACGACTGGCCCGCTCGGTGCCCGGTCGTCCTCGACGTCATCCGCCGCCACGACCCGGACATCGTCTGCGTGCAGGAGGCGTTCGACCACCAGATGGACGACCTCCGCGCCGGGCTGCCCGACCACGCCGACATCGGGCAGGGTCGCGAGGGCGGCACCGCGGGGGAGCACGCCGCCGTGTTCTACCGCCGCGACCGCTTCCGGCCGGCCGACTCCGGGTCGTTCTGGCTGTCGGACACCCCGGACGAGCCGGTCTCGAACACCTGGGACAGCCTGTACCCGCGGATCGCGAACCACGTCGCCTTCCTCGACGCCGAAGGGCCCTCGTTCACGCTGCTCACGACGCACCTGGACCACGAGCAGGGCCCGCACGGCGACGAGGTCCGCGGACGCAGCGCCGCCCTCATCGTGCAGCGCCTGTCCGTCGTGGACGGCCCGGTGGTCTTCGCCGGTGACTGCAACGAGCCCGCCGGGTCCGGCGAGGCCTCGCGGGTGTTCGCCGAGGCCGGGTACGCCGACGCCTGGACGGTGGCCGGTGACCCCGACGACCGGACGGCGTCCTTCAACGAGTGGCAGCCGCCGGTGCCGAGCGGGGAGCGCATCGACTGGGTGCTCACCCGCGGGGTGGCCGGGGTCGACCGCGTGCTGATCGACCACGACGGGCCGGAGACCTGGTTCGCGAGCGACCACTTCCCGGTGGTCGCCACCATCCGCGTCTGA
- a CDS encoding sigma-70 family RNA polymerase sigma factor yields MDDELLRRRDEERDLLLRVAAGDRTAFRRLDERFRPFVLQVAGRVTGDPWLAEDVAQDVMLEVWRRAHRYDPAHPPVTWIRTIATRRAIDRVRKAQADRDRDRRIGMRDHEPVDHGSVDRAEAVLDRVALRRALVPLPDRQRQAVVLRYLADLSGPELGRALGVPTGTAKTRARDGVTALRRTLARTGAGSVGDAGVRPGRFDG; encoded by the coding sequence GTGGACGACGAGCTGCTCCGACGACGAGACGAGGAACGCGACCTGCTCCTCCGCGTGGCCGCGGGGGACCGGACGGCGTTCCGACGCCTCGACGAGCGGTTCCGCCCGTTCGTGCTCCAGGTCGCCGGACGGGTGACGGGCGATCCGTGGCTGGCCGAGGACGTCGCGCAGGACGTCATGCTCGAGGTCTGGCGTCGGGCGCACCGGTACGACCCGGCACACCCGCCGGTCACCTGGATCCGCACGATCGCCACCCGGCGCGCGATCGACCGGGTGCGCAAGGCCCAGGCGGACCGGGATCGGGACCGTCGGATCGGGATGCGCGACCACGAGCCCGTCGACCACGGTTCGGTGGACCGGGCGGAGGCCGTCCTCGACCGGGTCGCCCTGCGCCGGGCGCTCGTGCCGCTCCCGGACCGGCAGCGGCAGGCGGTCGTCCTCCGCTACCTCGCGGACCTGTCCGGACCCGAGCTCGGGCGGGCGCTGGGCGTCCCGACCGGCACGGCGAAGACCCGGGCGCGCGACGGGGTGACGGCACTCCGGAGGACCCTGGCGCGCACCGGTGCCGGCAGCGTGGGTGACGCCGGGGTCCGCCCGGGTAGGTTCGACGGGTGA
- a CDS encoding LCP family protein: MTNAPEETRPRRTDRAVPPRHGRRKRHWGAVFPAVAGVLTMAVLLSGGYGVYAYNRLAGSVTKVDAIGSAPPAKDDVDGRAMNILLVGDDHRPDGATQEQMAELNTQSDGGATNTDTMIVLHIAADGRSATMISFPRDSYVDIPGVGKGKLNSAFSYGTMDGGGDTGGAKKLIATIQGLSGLTIDHYVRVSLLGFYEIVKELGPVNVCLNQPAKDSYSGVDLPAGVSELTPSQALAFVRQRHGLPNGDLDRQVRQQYFLSQEARKILSAGTLLNPLKTTRIIDAIGSSVETDQGLDLLSLAGQMSNLRPSNIKSATIPILGTPTIYPNGSALSIVEVDTAGMPAFVQGLVGEPPAYTKAKAADPASVTVTVTNGSGATGAAAAASEVLTARGFQVAAPGSSPTTAATMVQYPAGMEAQAKALASVVPGAVPVQSTAVQGVTLVLGTDGKTPTPPAQPDAGASQPAEAQPSQEAAAPEPAKPSEPEPSSTAVHEYGQEGVCIN; the protein is encoded by the coding sequence GTGACGAACGCACCGGAGGAGACCAGGCCGCGCCGTACCGACCGCGCCGTGCCGCCCCGCCACGGGCGCCGAAAGCGCCACTGGGGGGCCGTGTTCCCCGCGGTGGCCGGGGTCCTCACCATGGCCGTGCTGCTGAGCGGCGGGTACGGGGTGTACGCGTACAACCGTCTGGCTGGCAGCGTGACCAAGGTCGACGCGATCGGCAGCGCCCCGCCCGCGAAGGACGACGTCGACGGCCGCGCGATGAACATCCTGCTCGTCGGTGACGACCACCGGCCGGACGGCGCCACGCAGGAGCAGATGGCGGAGCTGAACACCCAGTCCGACGGCGGGGCCACGAACACGGACACGATGATCGTGCTGCACATCGCCGCCGACGGCCGCAGCGCGACGATGATCTCCTTCCCCCGTGACTCGTACGTCGACATCCCCGGCGTGGGCAAGGGCAAGCTGAACAGCGCCTTCTCGTACGGCACCATGGACGGCGGCGGAGACACCGGCGGCGCGAAGAAGCTCATCGCGACGATCCAGGGCCTCAGTGGGCTGACGATCGACCACTACGTCCGCGTCTCGCTGCTCGGGTTCTACGAGATCGTCAAGGAGCTTGGCCCGGTGAACGTCTGCCTCAACCAGCCGGCCAAGGACTCGTACTCCGGGGTCGACCTGCCCGCCGGGGTCTCCGAGCTCACCCCGTCGCAGGCGCTCGCGTTCGTCCGGCAGCGCCACGGCCTGCCGAACGGCGACCTCGACCGCCAGGTCCGGCAGCAGTACTTCCTGTCGCAGGAGGCCCGCAAGATCCTGTCCGCCGGCACCCTGCTCAACCCGCTGAAGACGACGCGGATCATCGACGCCATCGGCAGCTCCGTCGAGACCGACCAGGGCCTCGACCTGCTGTCGCTCGCCGGGCAGATGAGCAACCTGCGCCCGTCGAACATCAAGTCGGCCACGATCCCGATCCTCGGCACCCCGACCATCTACCCGAACGGCTCGGCGCTCTCCATCGTCGAGGTGGACACCGCCGGCATGCCCGCGTTCGTGCAGGGCCTGGTCGGCGAGCCGCCGGCGTACACGAAGGCGAAGGCCGCGGACCCGGCGTCCGTCACCGTGACGGTCACGAACGGCAGCGGTGCGACCGGTGCCGCCGCGGCGGCGAGCGAGGTCCTGACGGCCCGCGGGTTCCAGGTGGCGGCGCCCGGCTCCTCCCCGACCACGGCCGCGACGATGGTGCAGTACCCGGCCGGCATGGAGGCGCAGGCCAAGGCCCTCGCGTCCGTCGTGCCCGGCGCGGTGCCGGTCCAGAGCACCGCGGTCCAGGGGGTCACCCTGGTCCTCGGCACGGACGGGAAGACGCCGACGCCGCCGGCGCAGCCGGACGCCGGGGCGTCGCAGCCCGCCGAGGCGCAGCCGTCGCAGGAGGCCGCGGCGCCCGAGCCGGCGAAGCCGTCCGAGCCCGAGCCGTCGTCGACCGCCGTCCACGAGTACGGCCAGGAAGGCGTCTGCATCAACTGA
- a CDS encoding YdcF family protein: MLLTVFAVCCAVVAAALVANGVRALRRGARSLTSLLALVAGIAVLALDVLVVVLAVVGTPVSSALLVLVLAVAGYGAVAFLVFLGAALVHGHVRVTEEAEALVVLGCGLVHGQVSPMLRSRLDRTIAVFHHSAAAGRTPVVVASGGQGEDEDRTEADAMAEYLVDHGVPSGLVHREARSRNTRENLRFSGELLRDAAVDGRTLVVTNDYHVLRTAITARRTGLDAHVLGAPTSRQAIPSAFLREFAAVLVMHGWWHLGAVAAVVVLWAVALGTGLLPA; this comes from the coding sequence GTGCTCCTGACCGTCTTCGCCGTCTGCTGCGCCGTGGTCGCCGCGGCCCTGGTCGCGAACGGGGTCCGCGCCCTGCGGCGGGGAGCGCGGAGCCTCACGAGCCTGCTCGCGCTCGTCGCCGGGATCGCGGTCCTGGCGCTCGACGTCCTCGTCGTCGTGCTCGCGGTGGTGGGCACCCCGGTCAGTTCGGCACTGCTCGTGCTCGTCCTGGCGGTCGCCGGCTACGGCGCGGTCGCCTTCCTGGTGTTCCTCGGGGCGGCGCTCGTCCACGGGCACGTCCGGGTCACCGAGGAGGCCGAGGCGCTCGTGGTCCTCGGCTGCGGACTGGTGCACGGGCAGGTCTCGCCGATGCTGCGCTCCCGCCTCGACCGCACGATCGCGGTCTTCCACCACTCGGCCGCCGCCGGACGCACGCCCGTGGTGGTGGCGTCGGGCGGCCAGGGCGAGGACGAGGACCGCACCGAGGCCGACGCGATGGCCGAGTACCTCGTCGACCACGGTGTCCCGTCGGGGCTCGTGCACCGCGAGGCACGGTCCCGGAACACCCGCGAGAACCTCCGCTTCTCGGGCGAGCTGCTCCGCGACGCCGCGGTCGACGGCCGGACGCTCGTCGTGACGAACGACTACCACGTGCTGCGGACGGCGATCACGGCGCGGCGGACGGGCCTCGACGCCCACGTGCTCGGGGCGCCGACGTCCCGGCAGGCGATCCCGAGCGCCTTCCTGCGCGAGTTCGCCGCCGTGCTCGTCATGCACGGCTGGTGGCACCTCGGGGCCGTCGCGGCGGTCGTCGTGCTCTGGGCCGTCGCGCTCGGCACCGGGCTGCTGCCGGCCTGA
- a CDS encoding GntR family transcriptional regulator yields the protein MPVPSTQPAAERTLLRDTVQDKIRNAIMDGTLEPGERLNDDDLIAWLGVSRTPIREALAELARAGLVEMAPNRYTKVAAPSAAELLDAYQTLGVIYGGVVRLAVPRFTDAERRAVVRTLDDVLARLDDGQQAAVARDGADIYSMWVEACGNAALARLCRSTTDGLAFKLRVPEIAEVVPTEVVAPRIRELRDAVAAADPIAAELAMEAAHLLPARS from the coding sequence ATGCCAGTCCCCTCGACCCAGCCCGCAGCCGAGCGCACGCTGCTCCGCGACACCGTGCAGGACAAGATCCGGAACGCGATCATGGACGGCACGCTCGAGCCCGGGGAACGCCTGAACGACGACGACCTCATCGCCTGGCTCGGGGTCTCCCGCACGCCCATCCGTGAGGCGCTGGCCGAGCTCGCCCGCGCCGGACTCGTCGAGATGGCGCCGAACCGGTACACCAAGGTCGCCGCGCCCTCAGCCGCCGAACTGCTCGACGCCTACCAGACCCTCGGCGTGATCTACGGGGGTGTCGTCCGGCTCGCGGTCCCGCGCTTCACCGACGCCGAGCGCCGGGCGGTCGTGCGGACGCTCGACGACGTGCTCGCCCGGCTCGACGACGGCCAGCAGGCCGCGGTCGCCCGCGACGGAGCCGACATCTACTCGATGTGGGTCGAGGCCTGCGGCAACGCGGCGCTCGCACGACTGTGCCGCTCGACCACGGACGGCCTGGCGTTCAAGCTCCGGGTGCCCGAGATCGCCGAGGTCGTGCCGACCGAGGTCGTCGCGCCCCGCATCCGGGAACTCCGCGACGCCGTCGCCGCAGCGGACCCGATCGCCGCCGAGCTCGCCATGGAGGCCGCACACCTGCTGCCCGCGCGCAGCTGA
- a CDS encoding MMPL family transporter translates to MPRSLRIVLPALVVLVWLTVAAIGGPFSGRIAEVSTNDPTAFLPASADATAVQERSRDFRDATGVPAVVVLERDGGLDDADTTAAAGIVDRLADRQDVDAVSPVIPSEDGDALEIVATLTASADTGDAVEAVRAVVADALPDGLRAYVTGPAGFTADLTAAFAGIDGLLLGVALVAVLVILVVVYRSPLLPLLVLTTAVSALTASILVVWALADAGVVTVNGQVQGILSILVIGAATDYALLYTSRYREALRDHRTGWDATKAALRGSLEPIVASGGTVVVGVLCLLLSDLDSNKALGPVAAIGIAASVLAALTLLPALLLCFRRAAYWPLRPVHGSAHPVLTGPEARGAWARVGRLVGRRPRTVWVVSTLALLVMGTGLLGLRADGVPQSDLVVGQSQARDGQAVLADHFPGGSGSPALVLGDADRTDELADAVAGVDGVEAVVAAAEEAPAGTVPVGDGPRGGAPVADPTVSRGQVLLEATLADPADSAAAERTVRELRSTVERVDPGALVGGVTATAIDTDDTGIRDRTLIIPVVLGVILLILVLLLRSVVAPLVLIGSVIVSFAAALGVGALVFDHVLGFPGADPAVPLYSFVFLVALGVDYNIFLMTRVREETLRHGPREGVLRGLGATGGVITSAGVVLAATFAALGVIPILFLVQIAFVVAFGVLLDTVVVRSLLVPALVLDLDRRAWWPSRLSRRPRDM, encoded by the coding sequence GTGCCCCGCTCCCTGCGCATCGTGCTCCCCGCCCTCGTGGTCCTCGTCTGGTTGACCGTCGCCGCGATCGGCGGTCCCTTCTCCGGCCGCATCGCCGAGGTCTCGACGAACGACCCGACCGCGTTCCTGCCGGCGTCGGCCGATGCGACCGCCGTGCAGGAGCGCAGCCGCGACTTCCGCGACGCGACCGGGGTGCCCGCCGTCGTCGTCCTCGAGCGCGACGGCGGACTCGACGACGCCGACACGACCGCCGCCGCGGGCATCGTCGACCGGCTCGCGGACCGGCAGGACGTCGACGCGGTCAGCCCCGTGATCCCGAGCGAGGACGGCGACGCGCTGGAGATCGTCGCGACGCTGACCGCCTCCGCCGACACCGGGGACGCGGTCGAGGCCGTCCGGGCCGTCGTCGCGGATGCCCTGCCGGACGGGCTCCGCGCGTACGTCACCGGCCCGGCGGGCTTCACGGCCGACCTGACCGCGGCGTTCGCGGGCATCGACGGCCTGCTGCTCGGGGTCGCGCTCGTCGCGGTGCTCGTGATCCTCGTGGTCGTGTACCGCTCGCCACTGCTGCCCCTCCTGGTGCTCACCACGGCGGTGTCCGCGCTCACGGCGTCGATCCTCGTGGTCTGGGCCCTCGCGGACGCGGGCGTGGTCACCGTGAACGGGCAGGTGCAGGGCATCCTGTCGATCCTGGTCATCGGCGCCGCCACGGACTACGCGCTCCTCTACACGTCCCGCTACCGCGAGGCCCTCCGCGACCACCGCACGGGCTGGGACGCCACGAAGGCCGCGCTACGGGGGAGCCTCGAGCCGATCGTCGCCTCGGGCGGCACGGTCGTCGTCGGGGTGCTCTGCCTGCTGCTGTCGGACCTCGACTCGAACAAGGCGCTCGGCCCGGTCGCGGCCATCGGCATCGCCGCCAGCGTCCTCGCCGCGCTGACCCTCCTGCCCGCGCTGCTCCTCTGCTTCCGCCGGGCCGCCTACTGGCCCCTCCGCCCGGTGCACGGCAGCGCCCACCCGGTGCTCACCGGGCCCGAGGCTCGCGGCGCCTGGGCCCGCGTCGGACGGCTGGTCGGTCGACGCCCGCGGACGGTCTGGGTCGTCAGCACGCTCGCGCTGCTCGTCATGGGCACCGGGCTCCTCGGGCTCCGGGCCGACGGCGTCCCGCAGAGCGACCTGGTCGTCGGGCAGTCCCAGGCGCGGGACGGGCAGGCGGTCCTGGCGGACCACTTCCCCGGCGGCTCGGGCAGCCCGGCGCTCGTGCTCGGCGACGCGGACCGCACCGACGAGCTGGCGGACGCCGTCGCCGGCGTCGACGGGGTGGAGGCCGTGGTCGCGGCGGCGGAGGAGGCACCGGCCGGCACGGTCCCGGTCGGCGACGGTCCCCGGGGCGGTGCGCCCGTCGCCGACCCGACGGTGTCCCGCGGTCAGGTCCTGCTCGAGGCGACGCTCGCCGACCCGGCCGACTCGGCGGCCGCCGAGCGCACCGTCCGCGAGCTCCGCTCCACCGTCGAACGGGTCGACCCGGGCGCGCTCGTCGGCGGCGTCACGGCCACGGCGATCGACACGGACGACACCGGCATCCGCGACCGCACCCTGATCATCCCGGTCGTGCTCGGCGTGATCCTGCTCATCCTCGTGCTGCTGCTCCGGAGCGTGGTGGCACCCCTCGTGCTCATCGGCAGCGTCATCGTGTCCTTCGCGGCCGCACTCGGGGTGGGAGCGCTCGTGTTCGACCACGTGCTCGGCTTCCCCGGGGCGGACCCCGCCGTGCCGCTGTACTCGTTCGTGTTCCTCGTGGCGCTCGGCGTCGACTACAACATCTTCCTCATGACCCGGGTACGGGAGGAGACCCTCCGACACGGCCCGCGCGAGGGCGTGCTCCGCGGGCTCGGCGCGACCGGGGGCGTGATCACCTCGGCCGGGGTCGTGCTCGCCGCGACCTTCGCCGCCCTCGGGGTCATCCCGATCCTGTTCCTCGTGCAGATCGCCTTCGTCGTCGCGTTCGGCGTGCTGCTCGACACCGTCGTCGTCCGCTCCCTGCTCGTCCCGGCCCTCGTGCTCGACCTGGACCGACGGGCGTGGTGGCCGTCGCGCCTCTCGCGCCGACCCCGTGACATGTGA
- a CDS encoding MarR family winged helix-turn-helix transcriptional regulator — protein sequence MEDEPAQWPIGRLLAAAARAVEREWDERLRAVGLQHAALIALDIALRNGPTGADVIARTARVQPQTMSRTLERLERDGMIERGPHPDDGRRRVVTVTEHGRTMWDTAKHIERDLLPDDPELRRHLTAVLVAARAPRRRS from the coding sequence ATGGAGGACGAGCCCGCGCAGTGGCCGATCGGGCGCCTGCTCGCCGCGGCCGCCCGGGCCGTCGAACGCGAGTGGGACGAACGGCTCCGCGCGGTCGGACTGCAGCACGCAGCGCTCATCGCCCTCGACATCGCCCTGCGCAACGGGCCGACCGGTGCCGACGTCATCGCCCGGACCGCCCGCGTGCAACCGCAGACGATGTCGCGCACCCTCGAGCGGCTCGAGCGCGACGGCATGATCGAGCGCGGCCCGCACCCCGACGACGGACGACGTCGGGTGGTCACGGTCACCGAGCACGGTCGGACGATGTGGGACACCGCGAAGCACATCGAGCGCGACCTGCTGCCGGACGACCCGGAGCTCCGCCGCCACCTGACGGCCGTCCTCGTCGCCGCCCGCGCCCCGCGTCGACGATCGTGA